A single genomic interval of Lathyrus oleraceus cultivar Zhongwan6 chromosome 7, CAAS_Psat_ZW6_1.0, whole genome shotgun sequence harbors:
- the LOC127105002 gene encoding zinc finger protein ZAT4-like yields the protein MALILDQQSSFKHFCKICKKGFGCGRALGGHMRAHGIGDESGQMDDDDPASDWEGGNVNNIVPQTSNKRMYSLRTNPNKQKSCRVCEHCGKEFFSWKAFLEHGKCNSDEADEESPESSPESNAMPDDGDGDGPDGRRGCGWSKRKRSMRTKVGSYNNNDICPSTEEEDLANCLMMLSNAIVKPLEAEPEESCASACRDEERRNPMNFIAPLSYRIPYESNNINVNNNNNNKAKGVAKGLFECKACKKVFNSHQALGGHRASHKKVKGCFAARLDQNLDETITEEDVMTHDEFFPTKSISTLQYDQGTSSNPTLMPSSSKRKSKVHECSICHRSFSSGQALGGHKRCHWITSNAPETSTLARFQQFQDHLEQIPKFDNSSEPIDLKLDLNLPAPTNTQIYMQSWGSTANPSASAIKDNTIKEDNSSQCMIQQNQNNNQVDHTNDTHDENNKNNNNLNSLIQNIDNSNTNNEDDSKVKLAKLSELKDVINIGGSSSPWLQVGIGATTDVRNDT from the coding sequence ATGGCTTTGATTCTGGATCAACAATCAAGCTTCAAACACTTTTGTAAAATTTGCAAAAAAGGCTTTGGATGTGGAAGAGCATTGGGAGGACATATGAGAGCTCACGGGATAGGCGACGAAAGTGGTCAAATGGACGACGATGATCCGGCGAGCGATTGGGAAGGTGGCAATGTCAATAATATTGTTCCTCAAACAAGTAACAAACGCATGTATTCTCTTAGAACAAATCCTAATAAGCAAAAAAGTTGTAGGGTATGTGAGCATTGTGGCAAAGAATTTTTCTCTTGGAAAGCTTTTCTCGAGCACGGAAAATGCAACTCGGATGAAGCCGACGAAGAGTCTCCTGAATCCTCTCCTGAATCAAACGCCATGCCCGACGATGGCGACGGCGATGGCCCCGATGGGAGAAGAGGATGTGGTTGGTCCAAAAGAAAAAGGTCAATGCGAACTAAAGTAGGTAGTTACAATAATAATGATATTTGTCCTTCAACCGAAGAAGAAGACCTAGCAAATTGTTTAATGATGTTATCAAATGCTATTGTTAAACCTCTCGAGGCGGAACCGGAAGAATCATGTGCCTCAGCTTGTAGAGATGAAGAAAGAAGAAACCCTATGAATTTCATTGCACCATTGTCTTATAGAATCCCTTATGAAAGCAACAACATTAACGttaacaataacaacaacaacaaagcCAAAGGTGTTGCAAAAGGTTTATTTGAATGCAAAGCATGCAAAAAAGTCTTCAACTCACATCAAGCTTTAGGTGGCCATAGAGCAAGTCACAAAAAGGTTAAAGGATGTTTTGCTGCAAGACTTGATCAAAACCTTGATGAAACCATAACTGAGGAAGATGTTATGACACATGATGAGTTCTTCCCTACAAAATCAATCTCAACTCTACAATATGATCAAGGAACCTCTAGTAACCCTACATTGATGCCTTCTTCTTCCAAGAGAAAATCAAAAGTTCATGAATGCTCAATTTGTCATAGGAGTTTCTCTTCTGGACAAGCATTAGGAGGTCACAAAAGATGTCATTGGATTACATCAAATGCACCTGAGACATCAACATTGGCAAGGTTTCAACAATTTCAAGACCATTTGGAACAAATACCTAAGTTTGATAATTCTTCTGAACCAATTGATCTTAAACTTGATCTTAATCTTCCAGCACCTACCAATACACAAATTTATATGCAATCATGGGGTTCAACAGCAAACCCTAGTGCAAGTGCAATAAAGGATAATACTATTAAAGAGGATAATAGTAGCCAATGTATGATTCaacaaaatcaaaataataaCCAAGTTGATCATACTAATGACACTCATGAtgaaaacaacaaaaacaacaacaaccttaATTCTTTGATACAAAATATTGATAATAGTAATACTAATAATGAAGATGATAGTAAGGTTAAGTTGGCAAAATTAAGTGAACTAAAAGATGTAATCAATATTGGTGGAAGTTCTTCACCATGGTTGCAGGTTGGAATTGGTGCAACAACCGATGTGAGAAATGATACGTAA